From a region of the Verrucomicrobiota bacterium genome:
- a CDS encoding c-type cytochrome, whose amino-acid sequence MTRFLTLLVVLTLAPSPFHAAEEPLKKTFFLPKSPAAAAYVLGRLSNKELIEAPRSEFVYVALLQRKGFERKYRVEALEGLAKIRNTDTLTELIRAIAELDKKGEESEPVLRDLTALLLQNKPADLAAKRTDLEKLATDAQLALTRQIGYAALVTADGSADKAWQQVESNPTKLSDLLLSIPLIRDANLRAALYPKIEPLLHRADPAEVRRAAITAVAAVPGHDAETFNTLAALVKSGTERATVVASLQRLPRKSWRADQAEPLIESLVAYLQSVPVDKRTEPEMVSAFQFATDLTSMLPPEKATTFAKTLRALGVSVFVIRTIPEQMLYDKSLIVVEAGKPVAIVLINDDAMPHNLVVTMPGAVEEIGTAAEKMSPEPDTQGHLYIPPSSKILHATKLVDPGQQTKLSFTAPTEPGDYQYVCTFPGHWRRMVGTLAVVKDVEAYLASHATAQPKLTEWKLDDLAPDLAKASADRNLARGKDLFTKLACASCHKLGADGVNFGPDLTDVLKRYNNNRAEVLRQILEPSLVISNRYRNVQFELKNGDEMLGMVVKEDADTLTVQTGPSDALIQTLKKSDVKSQQPQGSSPMPLGLLNLLSKEEIFDLLAYLESGGNLRPHKHEP is encoded by the coding sequence ATGACTAGATTTCTCACGCTGTTGGTGGTGCTCACGTTGGCCCCATCGCCCTTCCACGCAGCCGAGGAGCCGCTCAAGAAAACATTCTTTTTGCCGAAAAGCCCGGCGGCGGCGGCCTACGTTCTCGGTCGCCTTTCGAACAAGGAACTCATCGAAGCGCCGCGCAGTGAATTTGTTTACGTTGCGCTGCTGCAACGCAAAGGATTTGAGCGCAAGTACCGCGTCGAAGCGCTGGAGGGCCTTGCGAAAATCCGCAACACGGACACGTTGACCGAGTTGATCCGCGCAATCGCGGAGTTGGACAAGAAAGGTGAGGAATCAGAGCCGGTGTTGCGCGACCTCACCGCGTTGTTACTTCAAAACAAACCCGCCGATCTCGCCGCCAAGCGAACTGATCTCGAAAAGCTGGCCACCGACGCGCAGTTGGCGTTGACCCGCCAGATCGGTTACGCCGCGCTGGTCACTGCGGACGGCTCCGCTGACAAAGCGTGGCAACAAGTAGAATCGAACCCAACGAAACTGTCGGATTTGCTTCTGTCCATCCCATTGATTCGCGACGCGAACCTTCGTGCCGCGCTTTATCCGAAAATCGAGCCGCTCCTTCACAGAGCCGATCCCGCTGAAGTCCGCCGTGCGGCGATCACCGCCGTCGCCGCCGTGCCCGGTCACGACGCGGAAACCTTCAACACACTGGCCGCGTTGGTGAAGTCTGGAACAGAACGCGCCACCGTTGTCGCGAGCCTTCAGCGACTGCCGCGCAAGTCGTGGCGCGCAGACCAAGCCGAACCATTGATCGAAAGCCTAGTGGCGTATTTGCAAAGCGTGCCGGTTGATAAGCGCACGGAGCCGGAGATGGTCAGCGCGTTTCAGTTCGCCACGGATTTGACATCGATGTTGCCGCCGGAAAAAGCGACAACCTTCGCCAAGACACTTCGCGCGCTGGGCGTGAGCGTCTTTGTCATCCGCACGATCCCCGAACAGATGCTTTACGACAAATCGCTCATCGTCGTCGAAGCCGGCAAGCCGGTGGCGATTGTTTTGATCAACGATGACGCCATGCCGCACAACCTCGTGGTCACAATGCCTGGCGCGGTTGAGGAGATTGGCACCGCCGCGGAAAAAATGTCTCCCGAACCCGACACGCAAGGTCACCTCTACATCCCACCATCCTCAAAAATTCTTCACGCCACGAAACTCGTCGATCCAGGCCAACAGACCAAACTGAGCTTCACCGCGCCGACGGAGCCGGGCGACTACCAGTATGTCTGCACGTTCCCCGGCCATTGGCGGCGCATGGTTGGCACGCTCGCCGTGGTCAAGGATGTGGAAGCATATCTGGCCAGCCACGCAACTGCCCAACCGAAGTTGACCGAATGGAAGCTCGACGACCTCGCGCCCGACCTCGCCAAAGCAAGCGCCGATCGAAACCTTGCGCGTGGCAAAGACCTTTTCACCAAGCTCGCCTGCGCGTCGTGCCACAAACTCGGCGCGGACGGAGTTAATTTCGGCCCTGATCTGACCGATGTGCTCAAACGGTATAACAACAATCGCGCCGAAGTGTTGCGGCAGATACTCGAACCATCGCTCGTCATCAGCAACCGCTACCGCAACGTCCAGTTCGAACTCAAGAATGGTGACGAGATGCTGGGCATGGTTGTGAAAGAAGATGCCGACACTCTAACCGTACAGACAGGGCCATCTGATGCGTTGATTCAAACCCTAAAAAAGTCCGACGTGAAATCGCAGCAACCACAAGGTTCTTCGCCCATGCCGCTCGGATTGCTGAACCTGCTCTCGAAGGAGGAAATTTTTGACCTGCTCGCCTACTTGGAGTCCGGCGGCAATCTTCGACCGCACAAACACGAGCCTTAA
- a CDS encoding HEAT repeat domain-containing protein, protein MKSFCLLTFLSLSIATLLPDSAAAAPLELKKGDHICLIGNALADRMQHDAWLETLIYAKFPKQDLVFRNLASSGDEVTTWHRSENFGSRDEWLTKTKADVIFAFFGFNESFKGEAGLDKFKQNLDKFLKDTKAKDFSGKGAPRIVLFSPISNEKLSDPNLPDPSPNNGNLKLYTIAMVEVAKANDVPFVDLFSISQRLYAEAAKRGQSLTFNTFLLTEAGNKALAPEIFHALFNENPPGGNLEKLRAAVLEKDAMWRSRYRTVDGYNVYGGRSKLEFPRAGKDSEKITNFQIMQEEMSQRDVLTANRDQRIWAVAKGGDLKIDDSNLAPVEKFESNKQDVKPYLSGEEAIKHMTLAKGCKVNLFASEEKFPELVNPVQMAFDTKGRLWVAAWPSYPERTPTSTVGDKLLVFEDTNGDGKADKVTHFLDDLNCPTGFQFYKDGVLVMQAPDLWFVRDTNGDGKADWKERVLMGMDSADSHHTANSMVLDPGGATYLSDGVFHRTQVETADGPVRNEDACIYRFEPRTYKFERYVPYGFANAHGRVFDYWGNDIITDATGNENYFGPAFSGHLDYPAKHPHMQTFWKQPSRPCPGTGIISSRHFPEEFQGNFLNCNVIGFQGIFRAKVTEQGSGLKGETIEDLVKSDDPNFRPTGVSVAPDGSLYVLDWSQQLIGHMQHHIRDPNRDHQHGRIYRITYEGRPLLKPSKIDGQPIEKLLDLLKEPENDVRTRAKIELGKHDSAKVIAALNKWTANLDKNDKAYEHHMTEALWVHQWMNIMDEDLLKRMLRSPDYHARAAATRVLCYWRDRVKDPLALLEVQAKDESPRVRLEAVRACSFFKTAKAAEVALAVLDKEADPNKPDYYIKYCLDETMKALDKYVNVR, encoded by the coding sequence ATGAAATCATTTTGCCTGCTGACTTTTCTCTCGTTGTCCATTGCAACGTTGTTGCCAGATAGCGCCGCCGCTGCGCCACTTGAACTCAAGAAAGGCGACCACATCTGCCTAATCGGCAACGCGCTCGCCGACCGGATGCAGCATGATGCCTGGCTGGAGACGCTCATTTACGCGAAGTTTCCGAAGCAGGATCTCGTCTTCCGCAATCTCGCCAGTTCCGGTGACGAAGTCACCACCTGGCATCGCTCCGAGAATTTCGGCTCGCGCGACGAGTGGCTGACGAAGACCAAGGCAGACGTGATCTTCGCCTTCTTCGGCTTCAACGAGTCTTTCAAAGGCGAGGCGGGTCTCGACAAATTCAAGCAGAACCTCGACAAATTCCTCAAGGACACGAAGGCAAAAGATTTTTCCGGCAAGGGCGCGCCGCGCATCGTCTTGTTCTCGCCCATCTCCAACGAAAAACTTTCCGACCCCAATCTCCCTGATCCATCGCCCAACAACGGCAATTTGAAGCTTTACACCATCGCCATGGTCGAGGTGGCCAAGGCCAACGACGTTCCCTTCGTGGACCTCTTCTCCATTTCGCAGCGACTCTACGCCGAAGCGGCCAAGCGCGGTCAATCACTCACGTTCAACACCTTCCTCCTCACCGAAGCCGGTAATAAAGCGCTCGCCCCGGAAATCTTTCATGCTTTGTTCAACGAGAATCCGCCCGGTGGTAATCTCGAAAAACTCCGCGCCGCCGTTTTGGAGAAAGATGCCATGTGGCGCTCCCGTTATCGCACGGTGGACGGCTACAACGTTTATGGCGGGCGTTCCAAACTGGAATTTCCCCGGGCCGGCAAAGACTCCGAGAAGATTACTAACTTCCAGATCATGCAGGAGGAAATGTCGCAGCGCGACGTGCTGACCGCGAACCGCGACCAGCGCATCTGGGCCGTGGCCAAAGGCGGCGACCTCAAGATCGATGATTCGAATCTGGCGCCCGTCGAAAAATTTGAATCGAACAAGCAGGACGTCAAACCCTATCTCAGCGGCGAAGAAGCCATCAAACACATGACCCTCGCCAAAGGTTGCAAGGTCAACCTCTTTGCGAGCGAAGAAAAATTTCCGGAACTGGTAAACCCGGTGCAGATGGCGTTCGACACGAAGGGCCGCCTCTGGGTCGCCGCCTGGCCCAGTTACCCCGAACGCACGCCGACCAGCACGGTTGGCGACAAATTGCTCGTCTTCGAGGACACCAACGGGGATGGCAAGGCCGACAAGGTGACGCATTTCCTCGATGATCTGAACTGCCCGACGGGATTTCAGTTTTACAAGGACGGCGTGCTCGTGATGCAAGCGCCGGACTTGTGGTTCGTCCGCGACACCAACGGCGACGGCAAGGCCGATTGGAAGGAGCGCGTGCTGATGGGCATGGACTCCGCCGATTCACATCACACCGCCAACTCCATGGTGCTCGATCCGGGTGGCGCGACGTATCTCAGCGACGGCGTCTTCCATCGCACGCAAGTCGAGACCGCCGACGGGCCGGTGCGCAACGAGGACGCGTGCATCTACCGTTTCGAGCCGCGCACCTACAAGTTTGAGCGCTACGTTCCCTACGGTTTCGCCAACGCGCACGGGCGTGTTTTCGATTACTGGGGCAATGACATCATCACCGATGCCACAGGCAACGAGAACTATTTCGGTCCGGCGTTCAGCGGCCACCTCGATTACCCGGCGAAGCATCCGCACATGCAGACGTTCTGGAAACAACCGTCGCGCCCATGCCCCGGCACCGGCATCATCTCCAGCCGGCATTTCCCGGAAGAGTTCCAGGGAAATTTCCTCAACTGCAACGTCATTGGTTTCCAGGGCATCTTCCGCGCGAAGGTCACCGAGCAAGGTTCAGGCCTGAAAGGCGAGACGATCGAAGATCTCGTGAAATCGGACGATCCCAACTTCCGGCCGACCGGCGTCAGTGTCGCCCCGGACGGCTCGCTCTATGTTCTCGACTGGTCGCAACAACTCATCGGCCACATGCAGCACCACATCCGCGACCCGAACCGCGACCATCAGCACGGCCGCATCTATCGCATCACTTACGAAGGCCGCCCATTGCTCAAACCGTCGAAGATCGACGGTCAGCCCATCGAGAAATTGCTCGACCTGCTCAAAGAACCTGAGAATGACGTGCGCACGCGGGCGAAGATCGAACTCGGCAAACACGACAGTGCCAAAGTCATTGCCGCGCTGAACAAATGGACCGCAAACCTTGATAAGAACGACAAGGCGTACGAACATCACATGACCGAAGCGCTCTGGGTGCACCAATGGATGAACATCATGGATGAAGACCTGCTCAAACGGATGCTCCGCTCGCCCGATTATCACGCCCGCGCCGCCGCCACGCGTGTCCTCTGCTACTGGCGCGACCGCGTCAAAGACCCGCTGGCGCTGCTCGAAGTCCAGGCAAAGGACGAAAGCCCGCGTGTCCGCCTCGAAGCCGTGCGCGCTTGCAGCTTCTTCAAGACTGCCAAGGCGGCGGAAGTGGCGCTGGCCGTGCTCGACAAGGAAGCTGATCCGAACAAACCGGATTACTACATCAAGTATTGCCTCGACGAAACGATGAAGGCCCTGGACAAGTATGTGAATGTCCGCTGA
- a CDS encoding lytic transglycosylase domain-containing protein, whose amino-acid sequence MRIRLAIVLMLLVVSAASPQAPLLQLDDLDPSVQQWLRENLDDRVLQALTETDQERARKLFDDLLRDLQSEDIYDLGPLKETATVLLPLLLQFDETRPYAEWLQTRLDYLETSAELRRRMQPPPPKPGVPKPPLPRPSLQLQRSVWDKQLEKRPLPPHAQTYVPRLKPIFVAGGAPSQLVWLAEVESSFNPGAKSPAGAAGMFQLTRPTAKRLGLSTWLPDERLNAEKSARAAAKYLRYLHGRYGDWRLALAAYNAGESRVDVLLKKYKTRSFDAIASHLPAETQMYVPKCEATLKKREGLTFTELKLPKV is encoded by the coding sequence GTGAGAATCCGCCTGGCCATTGTTTTGATGCTGCTGGTCGTGAGCGCCGCGTCGCCGCAGGCGCCGCTGCTTCAACTCGATGACCTCGATCCGTCCGTCCAGCAATGGCTGCGCGAGAACCTCGATGACCGCGTGCTGCAGGCGTTGACAGAAACGGACCAGGAACGCGCCCGAAAATTGTTCGATGACCTGCTGCGGGATTTGCAGAGCGAGGATATTTACGACCTTGGACCGTTGAAAGAAACCGCGACGGTTCTGCTCCCGTTGCTGCTGCAATTCGACGAGACACGTCCCTATGCTGAATGGCTGCAAACCCGGCTCGACTATCTCGAAACCTCGGCCGAACTGCGGCGCAGAATGCAACCGCCTCCGCCAAAGCCCGGCGTGCCCAAGCCACCACTGCCGCGCCCATCATTGCAACTCCAGCGCTCGGTCTGGGACAAGCAGTTGGAGAAACGTCCCTTGCCGCCGCACGCGCAAACTTATGTGCCGCGACTCAAACCGATTTTCGTCGCTGGAGGCGCGCCGTCACAACTGGTGTGGCTGGCGGAGGTCGAGTCATCTTTCAATCCGGGTGCAAAAAGTCCAGCGGGCGCCGCGGGGATGTTCCAACTGACACGACCCACGGCAAAGCGACTTGGTCTTTCGACCTGGTTGCCGGATGAGCGGCTCAACGCGGAAAAAAGCGCGCGGGCCGCGGCCAAATACTTGCGCTACCTGCACGGTCGTTATGGTGACTGGCGACTCGCCCTCGCGGCTTACAACGCCGGTGAGAGTCGCGTCGATGTGCTGCTGAAGAAATACAAGACGCGCAGCTTCGACGCCATAGCCAGTCACCTTCCGGCAGAAACGCAGATGTATGTGCCCAAGTGCGAAGCGACGTTGAAAAAGCGCGAAGGGCTGACTTTCACTGAACTAAAGTTGCCGAAGGTGTGA
- a CDS encoding bifunctional methionine sulfoxide reductase B/A protein: MKDFKKPDPQQLKAKLSPEQFAVTQQCGTEPPFRNAYWNNHKPGLYVDVVSGEPLFSSLDKFDSGSGWPSFTRPVAKAEIVEKKDVSHGMVRTEVRSKEADSHLGHLFDDGPSDKGGLRYCINSASLRFVPVEKMEAEGYAAYLEPFVKAGLIKASAGSNSSDKSSATTKQETAILAGGCFWGMEEIIRKLPGVIETTVGYSGGTTRNPTYQQVCTGRTGHAEAIQVVFDPAKLSYEQLLGYFFRMHDPTTLNQQHNDIGTQYRSAIFYTSDEQKQTAERVKAQVDKSGKFKRPVVTEITKASEFYPAEDYHQKYLVKNPGGYTCHVLRD, translated from the coding sequence ATGAAGGATTTCAAGAAACCAGATCCGCAGCAGTTGAAAGCAAAATTGTCCCCCGAACAATTTGCCGTCACGCAACAGTGCGGCACAGAGCCGCCCTTCCGCAATGCGTATTGGAACAATCACAAGCCTGGCCTTTACGTGGATGTGGTGTCGGGCGAGCCGCTTTTCAGTTCACTGGACAAGTTTGATTCCGGCAGCGGCTGGCCGAGCTTCACACGTCCGGTAGCCAAGGCGGAAATCGTCGAGAAGAAGGATGTGTCGCACGGCATGGTGCGGACGGAGGTGCGGTCGAAAGAAGCGGATTCGCATCTGGGCCACTTGTTTGACGACGGACCGAGCGACAAGGGTGGTTTGCGTTACTGCATCAACTCGGCGTCGCTGCGCTTCGTGCCGGTTGAGAAGATGGAAGCGGAAGGCTATGCGGCGTATCTTGAACCGTTCGTGAAAGCGGGTTTGATCAAGGCATCCGCAGGCTCGAATTCTTCGGACAAATCTTCCGCGACCACGAAACAGGAGACGGCGATTCTGGCGGGCGGTTGCTTCTGGGGCATGGAGGAAATCATCCGCAAGCTTCCCGGTGTGATCGAAACGACCGTGGGTTACAGCGGCGGGACAACAAGAAATCCGACCTATCAGCAAGTTTGCACCGGGCGAACCGGTCACGCGGAAGCAATTCAGGTGGTGTTTGATCCGGCCAAACTGAGTTACGAACAATTGCTCGGTTACTTTTTCCGCATGCACGATCCCACGACGCTCAACCAGCAACACAACGACATCGGCACGCAGTATCGGTCAGCCATTTTCTACACGAGCGACGAGCAGAAGCAGACCGCGGAGCGCGTGAAGGCGCAGGTGGACAAATCAGGCAAGTTCAAGCGACCGGTCGTGACGGAAATCACCAAGGCCTCGGAATTCTATCCGGCAGAAGATTACCATCAGAAGTATCTTGTGAAAAACCCTGGTGGTTACACCTGCCACGTCCTGCGAGATTGA
- a CDS encoding DUF1080 domain-containing protein, producing MKFKFLTIFTLACIAIARLNAAESEEGFVTICDGKTFNGWKASIDSPDTWKIEDGAFVAHGKTDHLYYVGDPKPFKNFILRVDVMTEPNSNGGIYFHTRYQDRSWPKYGFESQVNVSHGDWKKTGSLYDVVNVASTPAKDNKWWTQEITVKGNKVTVKVDGQIVLEYNEPPGAQPRPDYTRKLDEGTFALQAHDPKSVVRYKNIRVKRLD from the coding sequence ATGAAATTCAAATTTTTGACGATATTTACTCTTGCCTGCATCGCCATTGCCCGCCTCAACGCCGCAGAATCCGAGGAGGGCTTCGTGACCATCTGCGACGGTAAAACCTTCAACGGTTGGAAGGCCTCCATCGACAGCCCTGACACCTGGAAGATCGAGGACGGCGCGTTCGTCGCCCACGGCAAGACCGACCATCTGTATTACGTAGGCGATCCCAAGCCGTTCAAAAATTTCATCCTGCGCGTGGACGTGATGACGGAGCCAAATTCCAATGGCGGCATTTATTTTCATACGCGCTATCAGGACCGGAGCTGGCCGAAGTACGGCTTCGAATCGCAAGTGAACGTCAGCCACGGTGATTGGAAAAAGACCGGTAGCCTCTACGATGTTGTGAATGTCGCCTCCACTCCCGCGAAAGACAACAAATGGTGGACGCAGGAGATCACCGTCAAAGGCAACAAAGTGACCGTGAAAGTTGACGGACAAATCGTCCTCGAATACAATGAGCCGCCCGGTGCCCAACCGCGCCCGGATTACACGCGCAAGCTCGACGAAGGCACCTTCGCGCTTCAGGCGCATGATCCGAAGAGTGTCGTCCGCTACAAAAACATCCGCGTGAAGCGGCTGGACTGA